From a region of the Phaeodactylum tricornutum CCAP 1055/1 chromosome 4, whole genome shotgun sequence genome:
- a CDS encoding predicted protein produces MVGFGSSLRIARRSGWEGAYLDYETLKLLLSQIEAVYEEETHRQTSHEWNVLGEQETARDYREELFLESDSDEEYASLEDDVDINDNDDLSAGMGAADESGQNVDFSMGTSSRSSKPFKLSYSHEATSSDEEEDQVDVGCGAGTLSSWTPRTWDTSNITRKKPPYQQQGGNAAKRKAHRLPRLREDDDFYASAGGSGHAIGGSGVRSGIGTLPSHGTTLTNNTATQAFYMAGGSGSDSAEYLQTLGSSHTPSILNAPIRRTGESASLLPPTTPSQSNASWYTFHTSPSVRTSHNMDNTTPPHVTSADFLRDNHLLPESINLTPPLSGRMNHRGEDERNRDRVARRKRRHRLRAIRKQKERKVPRHIRVAHSKARAITERFLGLLRAETEKVMLFAQSRLGELADTAGSLRFPSIDEIDYVPHQTQGSAAYDYRLTDGGMHPSASSSEDDGPAGACPWSDSSDEEDATTANNGRASPREGSYIIPKGHLSEETLGRANPSASKSVASSAKQLKRAAKIKESKGQRNVKQHAETLSSVQRQIAHFARLRKNRPVFQRNDQILGEDMLLISAVEEADGFTAVGVELMHVLRYICVNLIAVRKICRKHDRLLMNRMLGGYYHRTRNLGHDRYAHIEDVQTLGGLLARVSGDIYEAHPALIGHMTYYKLVGVYDRKVQKLANSRTVQVISACLALALSEHEITQSRAEKLTKIQSTTSSDTPKRSGHGGTLSWVQGLKNSLFQPAVKSDDEEDDGPPSTTSTVSLTRLRFTVTSIFALREAARYKMDHYATYLSRSLISFTGQPAAGEGLDGCSRVTLDFLVSYNPDAALLFDSSVLYNGIKHGLWLGEPVSEVMVSTLAAATSPDPAFLLNGSSTLSPEELAVANAVSIVPGPKNLFLQSFLKGLLPKQLAVKGSPNISEAPLKILRLSQFSCFLYSMNYFVAHSSTNTFTHAMGAHSAYSSVIIGIPNVAAIIVAVIHVQAVASEKTAGRFPRDSTGLLRGCFLVSAIMGVLGNIAHSLAIEKECLALAICGRFLLGFSSAEILHRQLLSTCLPAYIVSESSMLVQLRAVGTVLGLIAGTIIESLPISFDALGIRVLQTSGWLMAVLWMTQLINLLLSSGLVEGRMKALGCDFSVLEGQEINGPAKASSVDYSSDSSSSVEPGTPTSVLYRSSSDVTSHDPFTIAYGSQQEEQIMSDQNTASTESTPLKTFDHGIRRRPFRQITTFFARTKKLLAFHIAIPISLAILLYTSYATEVFFTATPIVVCRYFGWNGDHAGVFLGGLALLVLPTYFVCELVARRYEERTVLKRSLHVISWGLFFMINWVSICSLAGRFSSLLAERPDGPMAHPYDWKLGVFQYVIGLTFTFIGLTSLEGAAQALASKASPSRLSSVSVHVSSLAVFLSFTGRIFADGQIFFVELSHKLINVDIVNSLVVPVFLACFVGLYFVKKHYFFLM; encoded by the exons ATGGTTGGCTTTGGATCTTCACTCCGCATAGCACGTCGGTCCGGCTGGGAAGGAGCCTACCTCGACTACGAAACCCTCAAACTCTTGCTTTCGCAAATCGAAGCCGTCTACGAAGAAGAGACGCACCGCCAAACATCGCACGAATGGAACGTCTTGGGCGAACAAGAAACCGCAAGGGACTATCGGGAAGAATTGTTTCTGGAGTCGGActcggacgaagaatacgCGTCcctggaagacgatgttgacatcaacgacaacgacgatcTTTCTGCCGGTATGGGCGCAGCCGACGAATCGGGACAAAACGTCGACTTTTCAATGGGAACGTCGTCCCGATCGAGCAAACCCTTCAAGTTGTCCTATTCCCACGAAGCCACCTCGagtgacgaggaagaggaccAGGTGGACGTTGGCTGTGGAGCCGGTACCTTGAGTTCCTGGACACCCCGGACCTGGGACACCAGTAATATTACTCGCAAAAAGCCACCGTACCAGCAGCAAGGCGGAAACGCCGCCAAACGCAAGGCTCATCGGTTGCCACGATTGAGAGAAGACGACGACTTCTACGCGAGCGCTGGCGGAAGTGGCCACGCGATTGGGGGAAGCGGCGTTCGCTCAGGGATCGGCACTCTTCCCTCTCACGGAACAACGCTCACCAACAATACCGCCACCCAAGCATTTTACATGGCTGGGGGTTCCGGCAGTGACAGTGCCGAGTATTTGCAGACCTTGGGAAGCTCTCACACTCCGTCCATTCTCAACGCCCCCATACGTAGAACGGGCGAAAGTGCGTCATTGCTGCCACCCACCACACCATCCCAATCGAATGCGTCCTGGTATACGTTCCATACATCTCCATCCGTACGGACGAGTCACAATATGGACAATACAACTCCACCGCACGTAACTTCAGCAGATTTTCTGCGAGACAACCACCTTCTACCCGAGAGCATCAATCTCACACCACCATTGTCCGGACGCATGAACCACCGGGGAGAGGACGAACGTAATCGCGACCGCGTCGCTCGTCGCAAACGTCGGCACAGACTCCGTGCCATACGCAAACAGAAGGAACGGAAGGTACCCCGGCACATTCGTGTCGCACATTCCAAAGCTAGGGCCATTACGGAACGGTTCCTGGGATTACTGCGAGCCGAAACAGAAAAGGTCATGTTGTTTGCTCAGTCGAGATTGGGAGAATTGGCCGATACAGCTGGTAGTTTGCGCTTTCCTTCGATCGATGAGATCGACTATGTTCCACACCAAACACAGGGCTCGGCCGCCTATGATTATCGCCTTACCGACGGTGGGATGCACCCTTCGGCATCCTCTTCAGAAGACGACGGCCCGGCAGGAGCATGTCCCTGGTCAGACAgctcggacgaagaagacgcgACTACTGCCAACAACGGTCGCGCAAGTCCCCGTGAAGGATCGTACATAATACCCAAAGGTCACCTGTCGGAAGAAACTTTGGGACGAGCTAATCCCAGCGCGTCTAAAAGTGTTGCATCTTCCGCCAAACAGCTCAAACGGGCGGCCAAAATTAAGGAGAGCAAAGGCCAGCGAAATGTTAAGCAGCACGCGGAAACGCTGTCATCCGTGCAGCGACAGATTGCTCATTTTGCTCGCCTACGAAAAAATAGACCTGTCTTTCAACGGAATGACCAAATTCTTGGGGAAGATATGTTGCTGATATCGGCCGTGGAAGAGGCGGACGGCTTTACCGCCGTGGGGGTAGAACTCATGCACGTGCTCCGCTACATTTGTGTCAACTTGATTGCCGTTCGCAAAATATGTCGCAAGCATGATCGTCTCCTGATGAATCGAATGCTTGGAGGATACTATCACCGCACAAGGAATTTGGGGCACGATCGGTACGCCCACATAGAGGATGTGCAAACCCTGGGTGGTCTACTGGCACGAGTTTCTGGCGATATCTACGAAGCTCATCCAGCGTTGATTGGGCATATGACGTATTATAAACTCGTGGGAGTGTACGATCGAAAGGTCCAAAAGCTAGCAAATTCACGTACCGTGCAAGTAATTTCTGCCTGTCTGGCCCTGGCCCTATCAGAGCACGAAATAACACAGTCGAGAGCCGAGAAGCTGACCAAGATCCAGTCTACAACGTCATCGGACACTCCAAAACGATCAGGACATGGCGGCACCTTGTCATGGGTACAAGGATTGAAGAACAGCTTGTTTCAGCCAGCTGTAAAAtccgacgatgaagaagatgacggGCCGCCATCGACGACTTCCACGGTATCTTTGACAAGGCTgcgattcactgtcacatcaatttttgctttgcGAGAAGCAGCTCGATACAAAATGGACCATTATGCTACATACTTGTCTAGATCGTTGATTTCGTTTACAGGACAGCCCGCTGCCGGCGAAGGACTGGACGGCTGCTCGCGAGTGACTCTCGATTTTTTGGTGTCGTACAATCCCGATGCAGCATTGCTTTTCGACTCTTCGGTACTGTACAATGGTATCAAGCACGGACTTTGGCTCGGTGAACCTGTGAGTGAGGTCATGGTCTCAACGTTGGCAGCTGCTACAAGTCCAGATCCTGCGTTTCTGCTCAATGGTTCATCGACACTAAGTCCGGAAGAGCTTGCGGTGGCAAATGCAGTCAGCATCGTACCCGGACCTAAGAACTTGTTCCTCCAAAGTTTTTTGAAGGGACTTCTTCCTAAACAACTTGCTGTGAAGGGAAGTCCGAACATATCAGAGGCTCCATTGAAGATCTTGCGATTAAGTCAATTTTCATGCTTTCTTTATTCG ATGAATTATTTTGTCGCTCATTCGAGTACAAATACTTTTACGCACGCGATGGGGGCTCATTCAGCCTATTCCTCTGTGATTATTGGGATTCCTAATGTGGCAGCTATCATCGTCGCGGTCATACATGTACAAGCAGTTGCTTCGGAAAAGACCGCTGGGCGGTTTCCCAGAGACAGTACAGGTCTTCTGCGTGGTTGTTTTCTGGTATCTGCAATCATGGGCGTGCTTGGAAACATTGCGCACAGTCTCGCGATCGAAAAAGAATGCCTAGCACTTGCGATATGTGGACGTTTCCTCTTGGGGTTTAGCTCCGCCGAGATATTGCATCGACAGTTGTTGTCGACTTGCTTGCCTGCGTACATCGTTTCAGAATCATCGATGCTTGTGCAGCTTCGAGCAGTCGGCACTGTTCTTGGGCTTATCGCCGGCACAATCATTGAATCCTTGCCGATTTCCTTCGATGCACTCGGAATTCGCGTCCTTCAAACATCGGGCTGGCTGATGGCAGTCCTCTGGATGACTCAACTGATAAATCTATTATTGAGCTCAGGATTAGTTGAAGGGCGGATGAAAGCTTTAGGGTGCGATTTTTCGGTACTAGAGGGACAAGAGATCAATGGTCCTGCAAAAGCTTCGAGTGTCGACTACAGTTCCGACTCATCTAGCTCCGTTGAGCCAGGAACACCTACGAGCGTACTGTACCGATCTTCTTCAGACGTTACGTCCCATGATCCTTTCACTATAGCCTACGGGAGTCAGCAAGAGGAGCAAATAATGTCAGACCAAAACACTGCCAGCACGGAATCGACCCCTCTAAAGACTTTTGATCACGGCATTCGACGACGGCCCTTTCGCCAAATCACCACATTTTTTGCTCGAACAAAGAAGCTGCTTGCATTTCATATTGCAATCCCTATATCTTTGGCAATTCTCCTGTACACTAGCTATGCCACTGAAGTATTCTTCACCGCCACTCCGATTGTTGTCTGCCGATACTTTGGATGGAACGGTGATCATGCCGGCGTCTTTCTCGGCGGCCTCGCTCTTTTGGTTCTCCCGACCTACTTTGTATGTGAGTTGGTGGCTCGACGATACGAGGAACGTACTGTTCTCAAG CGATCACTGCACGTTATAAGTTGGGGGCTGTTTTTTATGATTAATTGGGTAAGCATATGCTCACTGGCGGGGCGGTTTTCAAGTCTGCTAGCGGAGAGGCCTGACGGTCCCATGGCTCACCCTTACGACTGGAAGTTGGGAGTCTTCCAGTACGTGATCGGATTGACGTTTACCTTTATTGGTCTCACATCGCTCGAGGGGGCGGCCCAGGCACTGGCATCTAAGGCGTCACCGTCTCGGCTAAGCAGCGTGTCGGTACATGTGAGTAGTCTCGCTGTCTTTCTTTCCTTCACTGGCCGCATCTTTGCCGATGGTCAAATCTTTTTTGTGGAGCTTTCGCACAAGCTGATAAATGTGGACATTGTGAACTCGCTGGTCGTTCCAGTATTCTTGGCTTGCTTTGTCGGCCTGTATTTTGTAAAAAAACACTACTTTTTCCTAATGTAA
- a CDS encoding predicted protein, whose protein sequence is MNYYGSKFPSGRSLRGQGAALCKEYAYRSLVTVTVHKIVFSRGAKFGIYNPVTRKMVIANSDSTNTLVSLDDYNNGGFKCKAIWASHQQIREAPTHEHWLIPTALRVPEDSSVRLEDTDNSCSPSRTSSSEALRLVHLPTESSPYTVDECLGNVPAIRQRCSDLLESGTRHYHASSPARILYVAQGEVAYAVPRQCDVIVSDKATTCHVLILKSVSDHAAPLVSCAHIDGDRYETCIRDMFRRHQTHHEESADAEMDIHIMGGFGDEHGASRVITSWLVRLLAALAKETQPVFHTTTLGTCAVTSLNHCNDSKYPSPIGRGLAMEMESGRVFLASCDTAVAGPNTVLRSVRLWAPQAQPRLHVIHEAHRDGIIIRPFAYKPFADIGTLLALPDDLLLTYTSTSPDCEQDDFCGALRETLRFLQTVPAASVFGPDLGQPLVYRRTGRLGNRWMLVR, encoded by the exons ATGAATTACTACGGTTCCAAATTCCCTTCTGGTCGGAGTCTGCGAGGGCAAGGTGCGGCACT ATGTAAGGAATACGCGTACCGTTCGCTCGTCACTGTCACGGTTCACAAAATTGTTTTCTCCCGTGGGGCCAAGTTCGGAATTTACAATCCTGTTACACGGAAGATGGTGATTGCCAATTCGGACTCGACCAACACGCTCGTGAGTCTCGATGACTACAACAACGGTGGATTCAAGTGTAAGGCAATCTGGGCGTCCCACCAACAAATCCGTGAAGCACCCACGCACGAACACTGGTTGATACCCACCGCGTTGCGGGTTCCGGAAGATTCATCCGTGCGTTTGGAGGATACGGACAACTCGTGCAGTCCAAGTagaacttcttcctcggaAGCATTGCGATTGGTTCATTTACCCACAGAGTCGTCTCCCTACACGGTCGACGAATGTTTGGGGAACGTTCCGGCGATTCGGCAGCGCTGTAGCGACTTGCTGGAGTCCGGTACGCGGCACTACCACGCGAGTTCTCCGGCACGGATCCTGTACGTGGCACAAGGCGAGGTTGCCTACGCCGTGCCCAGACAGTGTGATGTTATCGTCAGTGACAAGGCAACAACCTGTCACGTATTAATACTGAAGAGTGTGTCGGATCACGCTGCGCCCCTCGTCTCGTGTGCACACATTGATGGAGATCGGTACGAAACTTGTATTCGCGACATGTTTCGGCGTCACCAAACGCATCACGAAGAATCGGCCGATGCCGAAATGGATATTCATATCATGGGGGGCTTTGGAGACGAGCACGGTGCAAGCCGTGTCATTACCTCTTGGTTGGTGCGATTGCTCGCCGCGCTAGCCAAGGAAACCCAACCAGTGTTCCATACAACCACGTTAGGAACCTGTGCCGTCACGTCACTAAACCAttgcaacgacagcaaaTATCCATCTCCTATTGGTCGTGGTCTAGCCATGGAAATGGAGTCGGGCAGAGTCTTTTTGGCCTCTTGTGACACCGCCGTGGCTGGCCCCAATACGGTTCTCCGGTCCGTGCGACTCTGGGCACCCCAAGCACAGCCTCGATTGCACGTCATTCACGAAGCTCACCGGGACGGTATCATTATTCGGCCCTTTGCGTACAAACCGTTTGCCGATATTGGTACCTTACTGGCCTTGCCCGACGATCTACTCTTGACCTACACGAGTACGTCGCCCGACTGTGAACAAGACGATTTTTGCGGCGCTCTCCGGGAGACTCTACGTTTTCTGCAAACCGTCCCAGCCGCATCGGTCTTTGGACCCGACCTGGGTCAGCCCTTGGTGTACCGACGTACGGGACGACTAGGAAACCGATGGATGCTGGTCCGGTGA
- a CDS encoding predicted protein, whose protein sequence is MKFSFHSEALFALLVVTTIKIDNVSGTLASPFPFEELNADGSPTGEMYVFGGPGNSWLEDKNGFTICPVVTHPDKIPQQLSNEDSVGNADPETTFYYCGKDKNGDVVPRMDLQVGRESPQASGLKPNVGKNENQIEEECGAFCEVDDSGRRLGEFRGSHRKLQGTLKNLVVLMRFSDHSSRNFLPTVAEVDDLMNAESPTASCPTGSVKQVFLENSNGRLILDSTVYQWVTLDPVYTETYCANDKSGLDVRIHECIANALDKVEAGGLDFRDFDQDNDGLIDAITFLHSGYGAEWNGASNRIWSHKWSLFTIEDGGEAGWTSSVGVSVFNYHINPSLWGSTGTSIGRIGVIAHETGHFLGLPDLYDIDGGGKGLNSWSLMANSWGFDSSQLYPPLLDPWCKIQLGWVTPTVLTETSRNIEIKPSYTDDDYYIIQRGFPEDEFLLIEYRRRVGYDSLIPEEGLLIYHIDDTASFDQEGFPGQTGWPENGNHYRVALLQADGEYDLEQFLDSDAGDVFRGGRDGASSLGPGPDIYPNTDSYQSGSVTKTGILIENISLAGDTVTFDFVYEEEGVPSLMPSGVPSLMPSGVPTATPREPTASPREPTATPREPTATPGEPTPTPREPTASPRDPTASPREPSATPREPTATPREPTAPPSSVPTTQPTGVPSFMPTADFFSSVPSHQPTRVPITLPTNMNNRDRGNGMKRNRMSANDSVHQPNRNPKLQVGCSNSYGS, encoded by the exons ATGAAATTTTCGTTCCACAGCGAAGCTTTGTTCGCTCTCCTCGTCGTTACCACAATAAAGATAGACAATGTGTCGGGGACTCTGGCGTCTCCATTTCCTTTCGAAGAACTCAACGCAGATGGCTCCCCGACGGGCGAAATGTACGTCTTTGGCGGACCAGGTAATAGCTGGCTCGAGGACAAGAACGGGTTCACTATCTGTCCCGTAGTCACGCACCCCGATAAAATCCCCCAACAGCTCTCCAATGAAGATTCGGTCGGCAACGCTGATCCGGAGACGACCTTTTACTACTGTGGAAAAGATAAGAACGGCGACGTGGTGCCTAGAATGGATCTTCAAGTAGGAAGAGAAAGTCCTCAAGCCTCCGGCCTTAAGCCAAACGTCGGAAAAAACGAAAATCAGATCGAGGAGGAGTGTGGGGCTTTTTGCGAGGTGGACGACAGCGGACGCCGACTAGGAGAGTTCCGCGGCAGTCATCGCAAGCTCCAGGGCACCCTGAAGAACCTGGTGGTTCTAATGCGATTTAGTGATCACTCTTCTCGTAATTTTCTCCCAACTGTCGCGGAAGTAGACGACCTTATGAATGCTGAAAGTCCTACTGCATCATGTCCTACTGGAAGCGTTAAACAGGTGTTCCTGGAGAACAGCAACGGCAGATTGATTCTTGATTCCACCGTTTACCAATGGGTGACCCTTGACCCCGTATACACGGAGACATACTGCGCCAACGATAAGTCTGGTCTAGATGTGCGAATCCACGAGTGTATTGCGAATGCACTGGACAAAGTTGAAGCTGGCGGATTGGACTTTCGTGACTTTGACCAGGACAACGACGGGCTTATTGATGCGATCACTTTTCTACACTCGGGCTACGGAGCGGAAT GGAATGGGGCCAGCAATCGGATCTGGTCTCACAAGTGGTCGCTGTTTACCATCGAGGATGGGGGCGAGGCCGGTTGGACATCCAGCGTTGGCGTAAGTGTCTTCAACTACCATATTAATCCATCTCTATGGGGATCTACTGGTACAAGCATTGGTCGTATCGGAGTAATAG CACACGAGACCGGTCACTTCTTAGGACTGCCTGATCTATATGATATAGATGGAGGGGGAAAGGGGCTGAACTCCTGGAGTCTTATGGCAAATAGCTGGGGATTTGATAGTTCGCAGCTATATCCACCCCTATTAGATCCGTGGTGCAAGATCCAGCTAGGCTGGGTGACGCCTACAGTGCTGACGGAAACCTCCAGGAACATTGAGATCAAACCTTCGTATACTGACGACGACTACTATATCATTCAAAGAGGATTCCCCGAGGATGAGTTCCTCCTGATTGAATATCGTCGCAGGGTAGGATACGACAGCCTGATTCCCGAG GAAGGGCTTCTGATCTACCACATTGATGACACTGCTAGTTTCGATCAAGAAGGGTTTCCTGGACAAACGGGTTGGCCTGAAAATGGCAATCACTATCGTGTAGCTCTCTTGCAGGCCGATGGCGAATATGACCTGGAACAGTTTCTAGATTCCGATGCTGGGGATGTCTTTCGGGGTGGAAGGGATGGTGCTTCTTCTCTCGGCCCTGGCCCTGATATCTACCCAAATACCGACAGCTACCAGTCTGGAAGTGTAACCAAAACGGGCATCCTGATTGAAAACATAAGTTTGGCAGGAGATACTGTAACGTTCGATTTCGTGTACGAGGAGGAAGGCGTCCCGTCCTTAATGCCCTCCGGCGTCCCATCCTTAATGCCCTCCGGCGTCCCGACAGCTACTCCAAGAGAACCAACAGCTTCTCCAAGGGAACCAACAGCTACTCCAAGGGAACCAACAGCGACTCCTGGGGAACCAACACCTACTCCAAGGGAACCAACAGCTTCTCCAAGAGATCCAACAGCTTCTCCAAGGGAGCCATCAGCGACTCCTAGGGAACCAACAGCGACTCCTAGGGAACCAACAGCTCCTCCCTCATCTGTACCGACTACTCAGCCAACAGGGGTGCCGTCTTTCATGCCGACGGCGGACTTTTTTTCCTCGGTACCGAGCCATCAGCCCACTCGGGTTCCCATTACCCTTCCTACGAATATGAATAATAGAGACAGAGGCAACGGTATGAAAAGGAATCGAATGAGCGCGAAC GACTCGGTGCATCAGCCGAATCGAAATCCGAAGTTGCAAGTCGGCTGTTCAAACAGTTACGGTTCGtag
- a CDS encoding predicted protein — MFVGVATAAAVESLPTTMTSHTSPGENYDNQGMKSAHNLVGEPPAFESDLERRQRVWEDEKSLLAKKLQVAQLERDQAVSQNRDLLTTIQSLKTLLEHSEATNADTEDRIAQAVQGSRVAAARQASKTIQSLETRLEKLLTSYSELKDQSGTLTETLKQANARLVSVEQERETLQASVSRWEANVQILEMERAQIPSTLGGLNVSDSSVKGVQEHCSPTMLVEKQTLELALANETKRVQELESQLEQAKVEQHELENSSMSFRSKMQKMEFLNDKLTAQWEESNAVAAQVDASQITLELEHVQERIQQLLQEKNALKTEVADLHRQLNNTKADSERAAQHLQTSKDLADSLTIQLAEAVTELDFVEASTKQAANEKIAAIQSRYWTRTTELRERSDSLSVELATAKLQLRQVKRTLFEVRRELFESNEKLRDRHRWKQNAWTRVRIATHVIQIPYEHLWRYFEPSYVQYVSPVLEQLQYFWQRLQVHAWPMLGLLANLGRELWVEIPILWSRACAEFRLVVPKVAESLAPLGNRAQQTWGYFRSLCQHVLDRVLPHHIVFNFIPYMDTIREKLSPLTARIGEAWDLFRSFCKQHVYDRFLLRYIVLELRPFVHTLREHLMLLWDCAEHAWESFCLLCKRQIFDRFAPKFVELHNIDLYGWRYRVQDKLVNGIRVVADTLLTYCKLSDAPQPFVHAVRYIRDDPEWSIVVIESLVLVAAVLALTRPLSWRWRSRVVKLEAKPRRGWF, encoded by the coding sequence ATGTTCGTCGGCGTTGCCACGGCTGCTGCCGTGGAATCCctaccgacgacgatgacgagtcATACGTCTCCTGGTGAAAATTATGACAACCAAGGAATGAAAAGCGCGCACAATCTTGTTGGGGAACCACCGGCATTCGAAAGCGATCTCGAACGCCGTCAGCGGGTCTGGGAAGACGAGAAGTCGCTGCTAGCGAAGAAGCTCCAAGTCGCCCAACTTGAGCGAGATCAAGCAGTCTCGCAGAATCGGGACCTTCTTACTACCATACAAAGCCTGAAAACACTGTTGGAACACTCGGAAGCGACCAACGCCGACACGGAAGACCGTATCGCTCAAGCCGTACAAGGATCTAGAGTTGCCGCTGCTCGTCAAGCATCGAAAACGATCCAGAGCTTGGAAACGCGTCTGGAAAAACTACTGACTTCCTATAGTGAACTAAAGGATCAGAGTGGTACTCTCACGGAGACATTGAAGCAGGCAAATGCTCGTCTGGTTTCGGTCGAACAAGAACGGGAGACTCTACAAGCTTCGGTATCTCGTTGGGAGGCAAACGTCCAGATACTAGAAATGGAACGCGCTCAGATCCCATCTACATTGGGCGGATTAAACGTTTCGGATTCTTCTGTGAAAGGTGTTCAGGAACATTGTTCCCCAACAATGTTGGTGGAAAAACAGACTTTGGAGTTAGCATTAGCGAACGAGACCAAACGTGTGCAGGAACTCGAAAGTCAGCTCGAACAAGCGAAAGTCGAGCAACATGAACTCGAAAATTCGTCAATGTCATTTCGTAGCAAGATGCAGAAGATGGAATTCTTGAACGACAAGCTTACAGCACAATGGGAAGAATCTAACGCAGTTGCGGCCCAAGTCGACGCCTCCCAAATAACGCTAGAGTTGGAGCACGTACAGGAACGCATCCAGCAGCTGCTGCAAGAAAAGAATGCATTGAAGACGGAAGTGGCAGATCTGCACAGGCAACTCAATAACACCaaagctgacagtgagcgagCCGCGCAACATTTGCAAACAAGCAAAGATTTAGCGGATTCTTTGACAATCCAGCTAGCGGAAGCTGTAACTGAATTGGATTTCGTGGAGGCGTCTACAAAACAGGCAGCCAATGAGAAGATAGCAGCAATCCAGTCACGCTACTGGACGCGCACCACAGAATTGCGAGAACGCAGCGATAGTCTATCAGTGGAATTAGCTACAGCAAAATTGCAACTGCGTCAAGTGAAAAGGACGCTGTTTGAAGTGCGACGAGAGTTGTTTGAATCTAACGAAAAACTCCGAGATCGCCATCGGTGGAAGCAGAATGCTTGGACTCGGGTTCGCATTGCGACACATGTTATACAAATTCCATACGAGCACCTTTGGCGGTATTTTGAGCCATCCTACGTGCAATACGTGTCACCGGTTCTAGAACAGCTGCAATACTTTTGGCAACGACTGCAAGTACATGCATGGCCAATGTTGGGCTTACTAGCAAACTTGGGGCGGGAGCTGTGGGTCGAAATTCCCATCTTGTGGAGTAGGGCTTGTGCGGAATTTCGTCTTGTTGTGCCCAAGGTGGCGGAAAGTCTGGCGCCTTTGGGGAATCGCGCCCAGCAGACATGGGGTTATTTTCGATCGCTTTGCCAACATGTATTGGACCGCGTCTTACCGCACCATATTGTGTTCAATTTTATTCCGTATATGGATACTATTCGGGAAAAGCTGTCGCCTTTGACGGCTCGCATAGGAGAGGCCTGGGATTTATTCCGATCCTTCTGCAAGCAACACGTATACGACCGCTTCTTGCTCCGGTACATTGTTTTGGAATTGCGTCCATTTGTGCACACACTGCGAGAACACCTAATGCTTTTGTGGGATTGTGCAGAGCACGCTTGGGAATCGTTCTgtttgctttgcaaacgtCAGATATTTGACCGCTTCGCACCCAAGTTTGTTGAGTTGCACAATATAGATTTGTACGGCTGGAGATATCGCGTACAAGACAAACTTGTCAATGGCATTCGTGTGGTTGCCGACACTTTGCTGACCTATTGCAAACTGAGCGACGCACCCCAGCCTTTCGTTCATGCTGTTCGGTACATTCGTGACGATCCCGAATGgtccatcgtcgtcatcgaaaGCCTGGTGCTGGTAGCAGCCGTACTCGCTTTGACGAGACCCCTTTCGTGGCGCTGGCGGTCTCGTGTGGTCAAATTGGAAGCCAAGCCACGGCGCGGATGGTTTTAG